From Salinibacterium sp. ZJ450, one genomic window encodes:
- a CDS encoding ABC transporter substrate-binding protein yields MRTKSGLVAVMAVIALTLAGCANTTPTEEPAGSPGAGVDVEVDQAAADLLPADIADAGKLVIGIDPNYAPNEYKDDAGNPIGWAVELTNAMAAKLGVTTDYRPSGFDKIIPSITGGSYDVGMSSFTDNEEREKVVDFVNYYEAGIQWAQQIGKSVDPANACGLTVSVQATTYEETEELPAKSEECVAAGKEPINILKFETQDEATNALALGRSDAMSADSPITQYAVSQVDDKIELAGEAFDVAPYGMAVDKGSPLAEALQAALQSLVDDGTYQQILDEWGVADGGIDEITINAATAG; encoded by the coding sequence ATGCGTACAAAATCTGGACTTGTGGCCGTTATGGCCGTAATCGCCTTGACCCTCGCGGGCTGCGCCAACACCACCCCGACCGAGGAACCGGCCGGCTCACCGGGTGCCGGAGTCGACGTCGAGGTGGATCAGGCCGCTGCGGATCTGCTTCCCGCCGATATCGCCGATGCTGGCAAGCTGGTCATTGGCATCGACCCGAATTATGCGCCGAACGAGTACAAGGACGATGCCGGAAACCCGATTGGCTGGGCGGTCGAGCTGACCAACGCCATGGCAGCGAAGCTGGGCGTCACCACCGACTACCGCCCCTCCGGCTTTGACAAGATCATCCCGAGCATCACCGGCGGCAGCTACGACGTGGGCATGTCGTCGTTCACCGACAACGAAGAGCGCGAGAAGGTCGTCGACTTCGTGAACTACTACGAGGCCGGCATCCAGTGGGCGCAGCAGATCGGCAAGAGCGTCGACCCGGCGAACGCCTGTGGTCTCACCGTGTCAGTGCAGGCCACGACCTACGAGGAGACCGAGGAGTTGCCGGCGAAGTCCGAGGAGTGCGTCGCGGCAGGCAAAGAGCCGATCAACATTCTGAAGTTCGAGACTCAGGATGAGGCCACCAACGCGCTGGCACTCGGTCGCTCCGACGCGATGAGCGCCGACTCACCGATCACCCAGTACGCGGTGTCCCAGGTGGACGACAAGATCGAGCTCGCCGGTGAGGCATTCGATGTGGCCCCGTACGGCATGGCCGTCGACAAGGGCTCACCGTTGGCTGAGGCGCTGCAGGCGGCCCTGCAGTCGCTGGTCGACGATGGCACCTACCAGCAGATCCTCGACGAGTGGGGCGTCGCCGACGGCGGCATCGACGAGATCACGATCAACGCCGCCACGGCGGGCTAA